A part of Bremerella cremea genomic DNA contains:
- a CDS encoding response regulator transcription factor — protein MKSNSETHILVVEDEEHLAIGIRYNLEAEGYHVFVAEDGRSALRIVEENTGKIDLVILDLMLPGMSGYAVCETLRSNGEDMPILILSARTLSEDRTRGFDVGADQYMMKPFDLDEFLSRVKNLLSLRRRRQPQKDPTEELLHQYGFGDVEIDFDTFQAFVNGKPIRLTQLESKLLHYFVTNPGRIIPKQELLREVWEMPGHVSTRAPDQFIARLRKMFEKDKSKPKHFITIRDAGYQFLRNGDENIAATDDAEADE, from the coding sequence ATGAAATCGAACTCTGAAACGCATATTTTGGTGGTGGAAGATGAAGAGCATTTGGCCATCGGAATTCGATACAACCTAGAAGCAGAAGGCTATCATGTGTTTGTGGCGGAAGATGGCCGCTCGGCGCTACGGATTGTCGAGGAAAATACCGGGAAAATCGACCTGGTGATTCTCGATTTGATGTTGCCCGGCATGAGCGGCTACGCCGTGTGCGAAACCTTGCGAAGCAACGGCGAGGATATGCCGATCTTGATCCTCAGCGCGCGGACCCTTTCCGAAGACCGTACCCGCGGGTTCGATGTGGGGGCCGATCAATACATGATGAAACCGTTCGATCTCGACGAGTTTCTCAGCCGCGTGAAGAACCTGCTGTCGCTGCGTCGTCGCCGTCAGCCGCAGAAAGATCCCACGGAAGAGCTGCTTCATCAATACGGCTTCGGCGATGTCGAGATCGATTTCGATACCTTCCAGGCGTTCGTCAACGGCAAACCGATTCGCTTGACGCAGTTAGAGTCGAAGCTGCTGCATTACTTCGTCACCAATCCAGGGCGTATCATTCCGAAGCAAGAGTTGCTGCGGGAAGTGTGGGAAATGCCTGGTCACGTCTCGACCCGCGCCCCTGATCAGTTCATCGCCCGGCTGCGGAAGATGTTCGAGAAAGACAAGTCGAAGCCGAAGCACTTCATCACCATTCGGGACGCTGGCTACCAGTTTTTGCGCAACGGGGATGAGAACATCGCCGCCACTGACGACGCGGAAGCGGACGAGTAG
- a CDS encoding acyl-CoA desaturase, translating to MSIVTEKEDLSLLGESNLVAEKRKPRNIKNLKKQSNRPRQSKPMSQRFRHGGAWATIGWIGMIHLGALAAPFCFTWVGLFTAIFLYYFTGCVGVTLGLHRYLTHAGFRTYKPVRWALAFIGQLSGEGSALDWVATHRKHHAHSDKEDDPHSPLDGGWWAHIIWLFPHHIAAEKDELHMRWGPDLRKDKVIWFFHKTFIVWHLLLGAALLGAGYAIGGWYTGISMVVYGMFLRLTILLHVTWFVNSATHMWGYRNYETTDKSTNLWWVGLAAFGEGWHNNHHAYPRMAVHGHKWWEFDLTWNVIRFMRMCGLAWDVVDYKQKTKDGALKV from the coding sequence ATGTCGATCGTCACTGAAAAAGAAGACCTATCCCTCCTCGGCGAAAGCAATCTTGTTGCTGAGAAGCGTAAACCTCGTAATATCAAAAACCTGAAGAAGCAATCCAATCGCCCTCGGCAATCGAAGCCGATGTCGCAGCGTTTCCGTCACGGCGGAGCCTGGGCCACGATCGGTTGGATCGGCATGATTCACTTGGGTGCCCTGGCGGCTCCGTTCTGTTTTACCTGGGTTGGCTTGTTTACGGCCATCTTCCTGTACTACTTTACCGGCTGCGTTGGCGTCACCTTAGGTTTGCATCGCTATTTGACTCACGCTGGCTTCCGCACTTACAAGCCGGTTCGCTGGGCGTTGGCCTTTATCGGTCAGCTCTCGGGCGAAGGTTCGGCCTTGGATTGGGTCGCGACGCACCGCAAGCACCATGCTCATAGCGACAAAGAAGACGATCCTCACTCGCCGCTCGATGGCGGATGGTGGGCTCATATCATCTGGCTGTTCCCGCACCACATCGCTGCCGAAAAAGACGAACTCCACATGCGTTGGGGACCCGATCTACGCAAAGACAAGGTCATTTGGTTCTTCCACAAGACCTTCATTGTCTGGCATTTGCTGCTAGGTGCCGCTTTGCTGGGTGCCGGTTACGCCATTGGCGGCTGGTACACCGGGATCTCGATGGTGGTGTACGGCATGTTCCTTCGCTTGACCATCCTGCTGCACGTGACTTGGTTCGTGAACTCGGCCACGCATATGTGGGGTTATCGCAACTACGAAACCACCGATAAAAGCACCAATCTCTGGTGGGTTGGCTTGGCTGCCTTCGGCGAAGGCTGGCACAACAATCACCACGCTTACCCCCGCATGGCCGTGCATGGCCACAAGTGGTGGGAATTCGACCTCACCTGGAACGTCATCCGCTTCATGCGAATGTGCGGTCTGGCCTGGGACGTGGTCGACTACAAGCAAAAGACCAAGGACGGGGCGTTGAAGGTTTAA
- a CDS encoding sensor histidine kinase produces MSSRRPLGLPVTIAVIMIVLLIAMIIGWVIITVFAAKEDPNSAPFYFTFLPIGATFLAAILAGVVFYMILSIKAINLNQRQANFIDSVTHELKSPIASLKLYLQTLNRRSIPPEKVGGFYETMLEDVERLDHLINHLLEAGRLDRRRDDAEEGEVRLDKVLAGCAQSVTLLYRMPPETVRVKTVPCTVQGLHGDIEIIFRNLIDNAVKYSGKDPEVRVQLRVKYNDEAVVEVTDNGPGIPISQRRKIFGRFVRLGLELQRETPGTGLGLYLVRTLVRRMRGEVRVKDSPKGTGTMFVVTLPGAKTLVEARASDHSTEPTDTSDR; encoded by the coding sequence ATGTCTAGCCGCCGTCCTTTAGGTTTGCCGGTTACGATTGCCGTGATCATGATTGTGCTGCTGATCGCGATGATCATCGGCTGGGTGATTATTACGGTTTTCGCGGCGAAAGAAGATCCGAACTCGGCACCTTTTTACTTCACTTTTCTGCCGATTGGGGCGACATTTCTGGCGGCGATTTTGGCCGGGGTCGTCTTTTACATGATTCTCTCGATCAAGGCGATCAATCTGAACCAGCGTCAGGCCAACTTCATCGATAGCGTCACGCACGAGCTGAAAAGCCCGATCGCTTCGCTGAAGCTTTATCTGCAAACACTCAATCGTCGCTCGATTCCGCCAGAGAAGGTGGGCGGTTTCTACGAAACGATGCTAGAAGATGTCGAGCGTTTGGATCATTTGATCAATCACCTGCTAGAGGCTGGCAGGCTCGATCGTCGGCGCGATGATGCCGAAGAAGGAGAGGTCAGGCTCGATAAGGTGCTCGCTGGCTGTGCCCAATCGGTGACGTTGCTGTACCGAATGCCGCCAGAAACGGTCAGAGTGAAGACGGTACCCTGCACCGTTCAGGGGCTGCATGGCGATATTGAGATCATCTTTAGAAATTTAATCGACAACGCGGTAAAATATTCAGGCAAAGATCCCGAAGTAAGAGTGCAACTGCGGGTGAAATACAACGACGAAGCGGTGGTTGAGGTAACCGATAATGGTCCTGGTATTCCGATTTCGCAGCGGCGAAAGATCTTTGGGCGATTTGTTCGCTTAGGTTTGGAACTCCAACGCGAAACGCCCGGCACGGGTTTGGGGCTGTACCTGGTAAGGACATTGGTACGCCGAATGCGAGGTGAAGTCCGCGTGAAGGATTCGCCTAAAGGAACCGGAACGATGTTTGTCGTGACTTTGCCAGGGGCGAAAACCTTGGTCGAAGCTCGTGCGTCCGATCACTCTACCGAGCCGACCGACACGAGTGATCGTTAG